The proteins below come from a single Odontesthes bonariensis isolate fOdoBon6 chromosome 18, fOdoBon6.hap1, whole genome shotgun sequence genomic window:
- the stk3 gene encoding serine/threonine-protein kinase 3, which translates to MEPTAPKSKLKKLSEDSLTKQPEEVFDVLEKLGEGSYGSVFKAIHKESGQVVAIKQVPVESDLQEIIKEISIMQQCDSPYVVKYYGSYFKNTDLWIVMEYCGAGSVSDIIRLRNKTLTEDEIATILKSTLKGLEYLHFMRKIHRDIKAGNILLNTEGHAKLADFGVAGQLTDTMAKRNTVIGTPFWMAPEVIQEIGYNCVADIWSLGITSIEMAEGKPPYADIHPMRAIFMIPTNPPPTFRKPELWSDEFTDFVKKCLVKNPEQRATATQLLQHPFISQAKPVTILRDLITEAMEMKAKRQQEQQRELEEEDDNSEEETEVDSHTMVKSGSEGAGTMRATSTMSDGAQTMIEHGNTMLESDLGTMVINSDDEEEEEDQGSMRRHATPQQPLRPSFMDYFDKQDSNKAAQQQENYNHNQPQEQPGYHIQSKNVFPDNWKVPQDGDFDFLKNLDFEELQLRLSALDPMMEREIEELRQRYTAKRQPILDAMDAKKRRQQNF; encoded by the exons ATGGAACCGACGGCGCCCAAAAG TAAGCTGAAAAAGCTGAGCGAAGACAGTTTGACCAAACAGCCAGAGGAAGTGTTTGATGTTCTTGAAAAACTCGGCGAAgg CTCTTATGGCAGCGTCTTTAAAGCCATTCATAAGGAGTCGGGACAGGTGGTGGCCATCAAGCAGGTACCTGTGGAGTCTGATCTACAGGAAATCATCAAGGAGATCTCCATCATGCAGCAGTGTGACAG TCCTTATGTAGTGAAATACTATGGCAGCTACTTCAAGAACACAGACCTGTGGATTGTCATGGAGTACTGCGGAGCAGGCTCTGTTTCTGACATCATCAGACTGCGCAATAAGACG CTGACAGAAGATGAGATTGCCACCATCCTAAAGTCAACATTGAAGGGACTCGAATACCTTCACTTCATGAGGAAGATCCATCGTGACATTAAGGCTGGCAACATTCTTCTCAACACTGAGGGTCACGCCAAACTGGCGGACTTTGGAGTTGCCGGACAGTTAACG GACACCATGGCAAAGAGGAACACTGTGATTGGTACTCCGTTCTGGATGGCACCAGAAGTGATCCAGGAGATCGGCTACAACTGTGTAGCAGACATTTGGTCCCTGGGTATCACCTCCATAGAGATGGCAGAGGGCAAACCTCCGTACGCTGACATCCACCCAATGAGA GCTATCTTTATGATCCCCACCAACCCTCCTCCTACGTTCAGGAAGCCAGAGCTTTGGTCAGATGAATTCACAGACTTTGTAAAAAAGTGTTTGGTGAAGAACCCCGAACAGAGAGCAACCGCCacgcagctgctgcag CATCCGTTCATCAGCCAAGCCAAGCCAGTTACAATCCTGAgagacctgataactgaagccATGGAGATGAAAGCCAAgaggcagcaggagcagcagagagagctggaggaggaagacGACAACTCT gaggaggagacggaggTGGATTCTCACACAATGGTGAAGTCTGGCTCAGAGGGGGCCGGGACCATGCGGGCCACCAGCACTATGAGCGACGGGGCTCAGACCATGATCGAGCACGGCAACACCATGCTCGAGTCCGACCTGGGCACCATGGTCATCAATAGTGAtgatgaagaagaggaggaggaccaAGGATCGATGAGAA GGCACGCCACCCCCCAGCAGCCCTTACGTCCATCATTCATGGATTACTTTGACAAGCAGGATTCCAACAAGGCAGCCCAGCAGCAGGAGAACTACAACCACAACCAGCCGCAGGAGCAGCCTGGCTACCACATCCAGTCTAAAAACGTCTTCCCTGATAACTGGAAGGTTCCTCAGGACGGAGACTTTGACTTT TTGAAGAATCTGGATTTTGAGGAGCTGCAGTTGCGCCTGAGTGCCTTAGATCCCATGATGGAGCGGGAGATTGAGGAGCTCAGGCAGCGCTACACTGCCAAAAGGCAGCCCATCCTGGATGCAATGGATGCTAAGAAGAGACGACAACAGAACTTCTGA
- the polr2k gene encoding DNA-directed RNA polymerases I, II, and III subunit RPABC4, with translation MDAQKDVQPPKQQPMIYICGECHTENEIKARDPIRCRECGYRIMYKKRTKRLVVFDAR, from the exons ATGGATGCACAGAAAGATGTACAGCCGCCCAAGCAGCAGCCTATGATCTACATATGTGGAG AATGTCACACTGAAAATGAAATTAAGGCCCGTGATCCTATCAGATGTAGAGAGTGTGGCTACAGGATCATGTACAAGAAGAGAACAAAGAGAt TGGTTGTTTTTGATGCccgatga